A region of Dermochelys coriacea isolate rDerCor1 chromosome 1, rDerCor1.pri.v4, whole genome shotgun sequence DNA encodes the following proteins:
- the MRPL51 gene encoding 39S ribosomal protein L51, mitochondrial — translation MGPLLQLARWGLLGRSLPLVQAARSLHCGVSSWIHVKLPPEPKEVDRWTEKRALFGVYDNIGILGDFHIHPKDLITGPKWLQGWRGNELQRCIRKKQIVGHQMFDQDYKNLNKRIRFLYRRFNRTGKHR, via the exons ATGGGGCCTCTGCTGCAGCTGGCGAGATGGGGCCTCTTGGGCCGTAGCCTGCCTCTGGTCCAGGCCGCGAGGAGCCTCCACTGTG GGGTCTCCAGCTGGATCCATGTGAAGTTGCCCCCTGAACCTAAAGAGGTTGATCGCTGGACAGAGAAACGAGCCTTATTTGGGGTCTATGACAATATAGGAATTCTAG GAGACTTCCACATTCACCCCAAGGACTTGATCACAGGGCCCAAGTGGCTGCAAGGCTGGAGGGGAAATGAGCTACAAAGATGCATCCGCAAGAAGCAAATTGTAGGACACCAAATGTTTGATCAGGATTACAAGAACCTTAACAAAAGGATCAGGTTCCTGTATAGACGCTTCAACCGCACTGGAAAGCACCGCTAG